A single Phycisphaerales bacterium DNA region contains:
- a CDS encoding SDR family oxidoreductase: MVPRMLPVAIVTGAGSGIGRELAVELSRRNYRVVLAGRRRDALEQTLGMLEGPGLVSPTDVRDPEQCQKLVDRAVGEFSRVDALINNAGYAPCVPITQHTPDLIQEVFAVNALGPAYLTVAAWKVFEKQFGEDEVLPGRGRPCVLNVSSMSTVDPFPGLFAYAAAKGALNVMVKSLANEGRDIGVRAFALCLGSVETAMLRGIVGEDLLPKDRTIHPAEAAAFLADHVTGQHDEHAGKVIIVPSPGAGKGWADEAG, translated from the coding sequence ATGGTGCCCCGCATGCTTCCAGTGGCGATCGTGACGGGCGCGGGTTCGGGGATCGGGCGTGAGCTGGCGGTCGAACTCTCGCGGCGCAACTACCGAGTGGTGCTGGCGGGGCGGCGGCGGGATGCGCTGGAGCAGACGCTGGGCATGCTGGAGGGGCCGGGCCTGGTGTCGCCCACGGACGTGCGCGATCCGGAGCAGTGCCAGAAGCTGGTGGACCGCGCCGTCGGCGAGTTCTCGCGCGTGGATGCCCTCATCAACAACGCGGGGTACGCGCCGTGCGTGCCCATCACGCAGCACACGCCCGACCTCATCCAGGAGGTGTTCGCGGTGAACGCGCTGGGGCCGGCGTACCTCACCGTCGCAGCGTGGAAGGTCTTCGAGAAGCAGTTCGGGGAGGACGAGGTGCTGCCCGGGCGCGGGCGGCCGTGCGTGCTGAATGTGTCGAGCATGTCCACCGTCGACCCGTTCCCCGGGCTGTTCGCGTACGCCGCGGCCAAGGGGGCGCTGAACGTGATGGTGAAGAGCCTCGCCAACGAGGGGCGCGACATCGGCGTGCGGGCCTTCGCGCTCTGTTTAGGCAGCGTGGAGACGGCGATGCTGCGGGGGATCGTCGGCGAGGACCTGCTGCCCAAGGACCGCACGATCCATCCCGCGGAGGCCGCGGCGTTCCTGGCGGATCACGTCACCGGGCAGCACGACGAGCACGCGGGCAAGGTGATCATCGTGCCCAGCCCGGGGGCGGGCAAGGGGTGGGCGGACGAGGCGGGGTGA
- a CDS encoding extracellular solute-binding protein → MSPRDLISRTAIVLALALILGVPFLLRPKSEAQASSAGGSSGGAAPAASSLKLVVVTPHVPQIRSEFEKAFTRWHQRTHGQPVAIDWRVPGGTSDILTQLEAQYQSAVRTGQVDLSDPRNPKIEPGTIAFDLMFGGGSYDHGRVKAGVKGTLTNKDGTTTNYAVPMSEPAGFDPTRMTDWFGDNSVGAQLLYDNDQHWIGVALSGFGLVYNREMLADLNIPTPTRFDDLADPRLFGNVILADPRQSGSVATTLDSILSNYGWDRGWRLIREICANSRGFVNSAPKPPIDVSQGEAAAALAIDFYGRGQAQAIVPPGEDPSNSRVGYVDPAGATYIDADPISILRGGPNPALARRFVEFCLTEEAQALWQFRARPRADNPTGASGEEMGPEQYELRRMPARRVMYDKYKEHFIDQADPFEIASKTLPRGWRGGLGIMMGAFAIDNAHAQRDAWSALLKARATPTFPAATLAEMERLFYAFPPTTLPDGTTLEFTPDTFKQIEAAWKKSPQFRCRCEIEYTRWFRETYERVTALGSSN, encoded by the coding sequence ATGTCACCCCGCGACCTGATCTCCCGCACGGCCATCGTCCTCGCCCTGGCGCTCATCCTGGGGGTGCCCTTCCTCCTGCGCCCCAAGTCCGAGGCCCAGGCCAGCAGTGCAGGAGGCAGCAGTGGGGGAGCGGCACCCGCCGCATCGAGTCTCAAACTCGTCGTCGTCACCCCCCACGTCCCCCAAATCCGCTCCGAGTTCGAGAAGGCCTTCACCCGCTGGCACCAGCGCACGCACGGCCAGCCCGTCGCCATCGACTGGCGCGTCCCCGGCGGCACCAGCGACATCCTGACTCAACTGGAAGCCCAGTACCAGTCCGCCGTCCGCACGGGCCAGGTCGACCTGAGCGACCCCAGGAACCCGAAGATCGAGCCCGGCACCATCGCCTTCGACCTCATGTTCGGCGGCGGCAGCTACGACCACGGCCGCGTCAAGGCCGGCGTCAAGGGCACGCTGACCAACAAGGACGGCACCACGACGAACTACGCCGTCCCCATGTCCGAGCCCGCGGGCTTCGACCCCACGCGAATGACGGACTGGTTCGGCGACAACTCCGTCGGCGCCCAGCTCCTCTACGACAACGACCAGCACTGGATCGGCGTCGCCCTCTCCGGCTTCGGCCTCGTCTACAACCGCGAGATGCTCGCCGACCTCAACATCCCCACGCCCACCCGCTTCGACGACCTCGCCGACCCCCGCCTCTTCGGTAACGTCATCCTCGCCGACCCCCGCCAAAGCGGCTCCGTCGCCACCACCCTCGACTCCATCCTCAGCAACTACGGCTGGGACCGCGGCTGGCGCCTCATCCGCGAGATCTGCGCCAACTCCCGCGGCTTCGTCAACTCCGCCCCCAAGCCCCCCATCGACGTCAGCCAGGGCGAGGCCGCCGCCGCCCTCGCCATCGACTTCTACGGCCGCGGCCAGGCCCAGGCCATCGTGCCCCCCGGCGAAGACCCCAGCAACAGCCGCGTCGGCTACGTCGACCCCGCCGGCGCCACCTACATCGACGCCGACCCCATCTCCATCCTCCGCGGCGGCCCCAACCCCGCGCTCGCCCGCCGCTTCGTCGAGTTCTGCCTCACCGAAGAGGCCCAGGCCCTCTGGCAGTTCCGCGCCCGCCCCCGCGCCGACAACCCCACCGGCGCAAGCGGCGAGGAGATGGGCCCCGAGCAGTACGAGCTCCGCCGCATGCCCGCCCGCCGCGTCATGTACGACAAGTACAAAGAACACTTCATCGACCAGGCCGACCCCTTCGAGATCGCCAGCAAAACCCTCCCCAGGGGCTGGCGCGGCGGCCTGGGCATCATGATGGGCGCCTTCGCCATCGACAACGCCCACGCCCAGCGCGACGCCTGGTCCGCCCTCCTCAAGGCCCGCGCCACGCCCACCTTCCCCGCCGCCACACTCGCCGAGATGGAACGCCTCTTCTACGCCTTCCCGCCCACCACCCTCCCCGACGGCACCACCCTCGAGTTCACCCCCGACACCTTCAAGCAGATCGAAGCCGCGTGGAAGAAGAGCCCCCAGTTCCGCTGCCGCTGCGAGATCGAGTACACCCGCTGGTTCCGCGAAACCTACGAGCGCGTCACCGCCCTCGGCTCATCCAACTAA
- the pyk gene encoding pyruvate kinase produces MASPATNTPRDSIPETQAPSILATIVATIGPASESPDMVRRLIEAGVGIFRFNFSHGSFADHERRLKTVRQVAAEMQTVVACLGDLQGPKIRVGLIPAGVGQPSPSGGGMIDVAAGQDVILKAGIKEAFMRPNPAAPGGAEPVLPVTYEPLITEVEPGHKVLINDGAVRMLAVERDLAARELRCRVTVGGLISSKKGINLPQTALSAPAITERDWECVAWAVQHGLDFLALSFVRTADEVMELKQRLSELCPLDKTAQPNAAQGSWIPVIAKIEMPQAVANLDKIVDAADGIMVARGDLGVEMDIAKVPVVQKQILAACDLYGKPCIVATQMLETMIESSTPTRAEASDVANAIYDGADAVMLSAETATGKHPALVVETMARIIACTEAQLRSQPLPATPPSRLSAAHRGTAALAHGAWSIARDLNAKLVACWSENGGTARYLSQNRFNIPILAYSSSEHATRRMLLLRGVTPVCCKPPGAGTLSEWNAAVDEYVLKRNLAAKGDAIVLLAGRPLGKAKATNTIAIHKVGEATGYTAHSR; encoded by the coding sequence ATGGCCAGCCCCGCCACCAACACCCCCCGCGACTCCATCCCCGAGACCCAGGCCCCCAGCATCCTGGCCACCATCGTCGCCACCATCGGCCCCGCCTCCGAATCACCCGACATGGTCCGCCGCCTGATCGAGGCCGGCGTCGGCATCTTCCGCTTCAACTTCTCCCACGGCTCCTTCGCCGACCACGAGCGCCGCCTCAAGACGGTCCGCCAGGTCGCCGCCGAGATGCAGACCGTCGTCGCCTGCCTGGGCGACCTCCAGGGCCCCAAGATCCGCGTCGGCCTCATCCCCGCCGGCGTCGGCCAGCCTTCCCCCAGCGGCGGCGGCATGATCGACGTCGCCGCGGGCCAGGACGTCATCCTCAAGGCCGGCATCAAAGAAGCCTTCATGCGGCCCAACCCCGCCGCACCCGGCGGCGCCGAGCCCGTCCTCCCCGTCACCTACGAGCCCCTCATCACAGAGGTCGAGCCCGGCCACAAGGTCCTCATCAACGACGGCGCCGTCCGCATGCTCGCCGTCGAGCGCGACCTCGCCGCCCGCGAGCTCCGCTGCCGCGTCACCGTCGGCGGCCTCATCAGCAGCAAGAAGGGCATCAACCTCCCCCAGACCGCCCTCTCCGCCCCCGCCATCACCGAGCGCGACTGGGAGTGCGTCGCCTGGGCCGTGCAGCACGGCCTGGACTTCCTCGCCCTCTCCTTCGTCCGCACCGCCGACGAAGTCATGGAGCTCAAGCAGCGCCTCAGCGAGCTCTGTCCGCTCGACAAAACCGCCCAGCCCAACGCCGCCCAGGGCTCCTGGATCCCCGTCATCGCCAAGATCGAGATGCCCCAGGCCGTCGCCAACCTCGACAAGATCGTCGACGCCGCCGACGGCATCATGGTCGCCCGCGGCGACCTCGGCGTCGAAATGGACATCGCCAAGGTCCCCGTTGTGCAGAAGCAGATCCTCGCCGCGTGCGATCTCTACGGCAAGCCCTGCATCGTCGCCACGCAGATGCTCGAGACGATGATCGAGAGCTCAACCCCCACCCGCGCCGAGGCCAGCGACGTCGCCAACGCCATCTACGACGGGGCCGACGCCGTCATGCTCTCGGCCGAGACCGCCACCGGCAAGCACCCGGCGCTGGTCGTCGAGACCATGGCCCGCATCATCGCCTGCACCGAAGCCCAGCTCCGCTCCCAGCCCCTCCCCGCCACGCCCCCCTCGCGCCTCTCCGCCGCGCACCGCGGCACTGCCGCCCTCGCCCACGGCGCGTGGTCCATCGCCCGCGACCTCAACGCCAAGCTCGTCGCCTGCTGGAGCGAGAACGGCGGCACCGCCCGCTACCTCTCCCAGAACCGCTTCAACATCCCCATCCTCGCCTACAGCAGCAGTGAGCACGCCACCCGCCGCATGCTCCTCCTCCGCGGCGTCACCCCCGTCTGCTGCAAACCCCCCGGCGCCGGCACCCTCAGCGAGTGGAACGCCGCCGTGGACGAGTACGTCCTCAAGCGCAACCTCGCAGCAAAGGGCGACGCCATCGTCCTCCTCGCCGGCCGCCCCCTGGGCAAAGCCAAAGCCACCAACACCATCGCCATCCACAAAGTCGGCGAAGCCACCGGCTACACCGCCCACAGCCGCTGA
- a CDS encoding DUF5615 family PIN-like protein: MRFLVDQAVSPTLAEWLRAAGHDAVHARERGMSRSPDTDLVRLAISEDRVLVTADLDFPRIIALSQGDRPGLILFRAGNISDRQMLELLQRVLAEVPHEQLGRSVVVVDEHSMRIAALPLKRG; the protein is encoded by the coding sequence ATGAGGTTCCTTGTCGATCAGGCTGTCAGTCCGACGTTGGCGGAGTGGCTCCGCGCGGCCGGTCACGATGCAGTACACGCTCGCGAACGCGGCATGTCTCGATCTCCGGACACTGACCTCGTCCGGCTCGCGATCTCGGAGGATCGCGTCCTCGTGACAGCGGACCTTGACTTCCCGCGAATCATCGCGCTGAGCCAGGGCGACCGACCGGGGCTCATTCTGTTCCGGGCTGGGAACATCAGCGACCGCCAGATGCTTGAGTTGCTACAGCGGGTCCTCGCCGAGGTTCCACACGAGCAGCTGGGGAGGAGCGTGGTGGTGGTGGACGAGCATTCAATGCGAATTGCTGCTCTGCCGCTGAAAAGAGGCTGA
- a CDS encoding DUF433 domain-containing protein produces the protein MTLERITVNPEVMGGRPCIRGLRFPVSRLLGLLASGQSEQEILASHPDLERDDIRAAIAYAAAISDERVVLLRSA, from the coding sequence ATGACCTTGGAACGCATCACAGTAAATCCCGAGGTGATGGGAGGGAGGCCGTGCATCCGCGGGTTGCGGTTCCCAGTATCGCGGCTGCTTGGACTGCTTGCATCCGGGCAGAGCGAGCAGGAGATACTCGCGTCTCATCCGGACCTTGAGCGCGATGACATCCGAGCGGCGATCGCCTACGCAGCGGCTATCTCGGACGAGCGGGTTGTGCTGCTCCGGTCCGCATGA
- a CDS encoding KpsF/GutQ family sugar-phosphate isomerase yields MTARTEDRVSGVAGSPTAAGDAAFMAGILSEEGRAIAALAGRVGAGAEFVRAVDLICTCADSGGTVLVTGLGKSGLVGAKISATMASLGIPSHSVHPSEAAHGDLGRFRATDTVICISASGETDEVVNLAAVLKQDGLPIISITAPGRAAGSAPSTPSSLERLATVALTLGIELEAGAPEFVAPTSSTTATMALGDALALCAARRRNFTHMDFKRRHPGGSLGGLLRPVTDVMRCVIGKNLPLVPDTCTVAQALAEANKVGRRPGALMLVDGGGRLSGIFTDGDLRRLILRDAGELSRPIAEVMTRSPRTLGRTALVSDAVKMIREYRADEIPVVDEGTGKPVGILDVQDLIAMRLVK; encoded by the coding sequence ATGACGGCGCGAACTGAGGATCGGGTGTCCGGTGTGGCGGGGTCCCCCACTGCTGCGGGGGACGCGGCGTTCATGGCGGGGATCCTGTCGGAAGAGGGGCGGGCGATCGCCGCATTGGCGGGGCGGGTGGGGGCTGGGGCCGAGTTTGTGCGGGCGGTGGACCTGATCTGCACGTGCGCGGATTCGGGCGGGACGGTGCTGGTGACGGGGCTGGGGAAGTCGGGGCTGGTGGGGGCGAAGATTTCGGCGACGATGGCGAGCCTGGGGATTCCGAGTCACAGCGTGCACCCGTCGGAGGCCGCGCACGGGGACCTGGGGCGGTTCCGGGCGACGGACACGGTGATCTGCATCTCGGCGAGCGGCGAGACGGACGAGGTGGTGAACCTCGCGGCGGTGCTGAAGCAGGACGGGCTGCCGATCATTTCGATCACGGCGCCGGGGCGGGCGGCGGGGAGCGCGCCGAGCACCCCCAGCAGCTTGGAGCGGCTGGCGACGGTGGCGCTGACGCTGGGGATCGAGCTGGAGGCGGGGGCGCCGGAGTTCGTGGCCCCCACTTCTTCGACCACGGCGACGATGGCGCTGGGGGATGCGCTGGCGCTGTGCGCGGCGCGGCGGCGGAACTTCACGCACATGGACTTCAAGCGGCGGCACCCGGGGGGCTCGCTCGGTGGGCTGCTGCGGCCGGTGACGGACGTGATGCGGTGCGTCATCGGGAAGAACCTGCCGCTGGTGCCCGATACGTGCACGGTGGCGCAGGCGCTGGCGGAGGCCAACAAGGTGGGAAGGCGGCCGGGGGCGCTGATGCTGGTGGACGGCGGCGGGCGGCTGTCGGGGATCTTCACCGACGGGGACCTGCGGCGGCTGATCCTGCGCGATGCGGGGGAACTGTCGCGCCCGATCGCGGAGGTGATGACGCGGAGCCCGCGGACGCTGGGTAGGACAGCGCTGGTGAGCGATGCGGTGAAGATGATCCGGGAGTACCGGGCGGACGAGATCCCGGTGGTGGATGAGGGCACGGGGAAGCCGGTGGGGATCCTGGATGTGCAGGATCTGATTGCGATGCGGCTGGTGAAGTGA
- a CDS encoding segregation/condensation protein A — translation MLTDDYRVRLDAFEGPLDLLLFLIRKNEVDIHDIPVAAITEQYLAFLKDLGTSGSRIDIDIAGEFLVMAATLMELKSRMLMPRPPQPEGAADSESDPRKPTDPRAELVKQLLEYKKYRDAADHLEWRAEDWRRRFPVHPAGIDSHALRAAIEKTAEETDLEDLNLIDLVEAFQKIAESVNFERLGDHQVKYDDTPIEIHAADILTRLSSEPAPDTKPELELVSLFKGRTRSEMVGLFLALLELVRNRKVAVRQDRIEGHIYLRQRDAEETPTDPAPSDPDTP, via the coding sequence ATGCTCACGGACGACTACCGCGTACGCCTCGACGCCTTCGAGGGACCCCTCGACCTCCTCCTCTTCCTCATCCGGAAGAACGAGGTCGACATCCACGACATCCCCGTCGCGGCCATCACCGAGCAGTACCTCGCCTTCCTCAAAGACCTCGGCACCTCCGGCTCCCGCATCGACATCGACATCGCGGGCGAGTTCCTCGTCATGGCCGCCACCCTGATGGAGCTCAAGAGCCGCATGCTCATGCCGCGCCCGCCCCAGCCCGAGGGCGCCGCCGATTCCGAGAGCGACCCCCGCAAGCCCACCGACCCCCGCGCCGAGCTCGTCAAGCAGCTCCTCGAGTACAAGAAGTACCGCGACGCCGCCGACCACCTCGAGTGGCGCGCTGAGGACTGGCGCCGCCGCTTCCCCGTCCACCCCGCCGGCATCGACTCGCACGCCCTCCGCGCCGCCATTGAAAAAACCGCCGAAGAGACCGACCTCGAGGACCTCAACCTCATCGACCTCGTCGAGGCCTTCCAGAAGATCGCCGAGTCCGTCAACTTCGAGCGCCTCGGCGACCACCAGGTCAAGTACGACGACACCCCCATCGAAATCCACGCCGCCGACATCCTTACCCGCCTCAGCAGCGAGCCCGCCCCCGACACCAAGCCCGAACTCGAGCTCGTCTCCCTCTTCAAAGGCCGCACCCGCTCCGAAATGGTCGGCCTCTTCCTCGCCCTCCTCGAGCTCGTCCGCAACCGCAAGGTCGCCGTCCGCCAGGACCGCATCGAGGGCCACATCTACCTCCGCCAGCGCGACGCTGAGGAAACGCCCACCGACCCCGCCCCAAGCGACCCCGACACGCCCTGA
- a CDS encoding prepilin-type N-terminal cleavage/methylation domain-containing protein, with product MKRRAFTLIELLVVIAIIALLIGILLPALGKARKSARLAVSLANVRSIATAGAAYQSDMKGFLPLTPTWQRGWGPPNSTVPTFNLQGWCTWSAWGKNCDSWWGTAANSNGTGVFDVEAADRPLNSYLHTGGIPAPAAPATMLANDGERKAFQLPVARDPSDQIGHQRNWPGNNPGGVSCYDDVGTSYQWQAKWYDQIEVQYPGKTLLERFDIGARRFKFADSFQPSRMVWMSDEWADIVINSSSDQFQAKNGYDEINKSILGFMDAHASYLRIIPGGMSNPALARTNPERIPAFNNENYTVVFTGVN from the coding sequence ATGAAGCGGCGTGCATTCACTCTCATCGAGTTGCTGGTCGTCATTGCCATCATCGCGCTGCTCATTGGCATCCTGCTCCCCGCGCTCGGCAAGGCCCGCAAGTCCGCTCGACTCGCCGTGTCACTCGCCAACGTGCGCTCCATCGCCACCGCCGGCGCCGCCTACCAGTCCGACATGAAGGGCTTCCTCCCGCTCACGCCCACCTGGCAGCGCGGCTGGGGCCCGCCCAACTCCACCGTTCCCACCTTCAACCTCCAGGGCTGGTGCACCTGGAGCGCGTGGGGCAAGAACTGCGATTCCTGGTGGGGCACCGCCGCGAACTCCAACGGCACCGGCGTCTTCGACGTTGAGGCCGCCGACCGCCCCCTCAACTCCTACCTCCACACCGGCGGCATTCCCGCCCCCGCCGCCCCCGCCACCATGCTCGCAAACGACGGCGAGCGCAAGGCCTTCCAGCTCCCGGTCGCCCGCGACCCCAGCGACCAGATCGGCCACCAGCGCAACTGGCCGGGCAACAACCCCGGCGGCGTCTCCTGCTACGACGACGTTGGCACCAGCTACCAGTGGCAGGCCAAGTGGTACGACCAGATCGAGGTCCAGTACCCCGGCAAGACCCTCCTCGAGCGCTTCGATATCGGCGCCCGCCGCTTCAAGTTCGCCGACTCCTTCCAGCCCTCCCGCATGGTGTGGATGAGCGACGAGTGGGCCGACATCGTCATCAACTCCTCCAGCGACCAGTTCCAGGCCAAGAACGGCTACGACGAAATCAACAAGTCCATCCTCGGCTTTATGGACGCCCACGCCTCCTACCTCCGCATCATCCCCGGCGGCATGAGCAACCCCGCCCTCGCCCGCACCAACCCTGAGCGCATCCCCGCCTTCAACAACGAGAACTACACCGTCGTCTTCACCGGCGTGAACTGA
- a CDS encoding prepilin-type N-terminal cleavage/methylation domain-containing protein: MHRPRAFTLIELLVVIAIIALLIGILLPALGKARISSQRAVSLSNLHQNYLYMGYYATDHKEEFLNPFATMDRPGDDVHDGGVNWLPPNTDPSYPFPYTRFWDYGGDGDDSNQGTETYSYHWLAHLVYHDNVNQSRAKSGFSPADTAALRFLTENTQFDSGNYFNWIFPVSYWYPPVFWQKPEHFAETTSTVRNIGSRSNNFFIRRNKYSDAFAPMAKVLLFERADFYNKNRNGLIPQWNTPSAKPQVALVDGSAKTVSMATIIAQTTLNTNMTFSPGTNLLQPQGNWNPPDLELRTFFSYDAVSPPTPWQFDKTPPKPGYFWTTRNGIRGIDIP, encoded by the coding sequence ATGCACCGCCCACGCGCCTTCACGCTTATCGAGCTCCTGGTCGTCATCGCCATCATCGCGCTCCTGATCGGCATCCTCTTGCCCGCCCTCGGCAAGGCCCGCATCAGCTCCCAGCGCGCCGTCAGCCTCTCCAACCTCCACCAGAACTACCTCTACATGGGCTATTACGCCACCGACCACAAGGAGGAGTTCCTCAACCCCTTCGCCACCATGGACCGGCCCGGCGACGACGTCCACGACGGCGGCGTCAACTGGCTGCCGCCCAACACCGACCCCTCATACCCCTTCCCCTACACGCGCTTCTGGGATTACGGGGGTGATGGTGATGACAGTAATCAGGGCACCGAGACCTACAGCTATCACTGGCTTGCCCACCTCGTCTACCACGACAACGTCAACCAGTCCCGCGCCAAGTCCGGCTTCTCGCCCGCCGATACCGCCGCGCTCCGCTTCCTTACTGAGAACACCCAGTTCGACTCCGGCAACTACTTCAACTGGATCTTCCCCGTCTCCTACTGGTACCCGCCCGTGTTCTGGCAGAAGCCCGAGCACTTCGCCGAGACCACTTCCACGGTCCGCAACATCGGCAGCCGCTCCAATAACTTCTTCATCCGCCGCAACAAGTACTCCGATGCCTTCGCCCCAATGGCCAAGGTCCTGCTCTTCGAGCGCGCCGACTTCTACAACAAGAACCGCAACGGCCTTATCCCTCAGTGGAACACGCCCAGCGCCAAGCCCCAGGTCGCGCTCGTCGACGGAAGCGCCAAGACTGTCAGCATGGCCACCATCATCGCGCAGACCACCCTCAACACCAACATGACCTTCTCCCCCGGCACCAACCTCCTTCAGCCACAGGGCAACTGGAACCCGCCCGACCTGGAGCTCCGGACCTTCTTCAGCTACGACGCCGTCTCCCCGCCCACCCCCTGGCAGTTCGACAAGACCCCGCCCAAGCCCGGCTACTTCTGGACCACCCGCAACGGCATCCGCGGCATCGACATCCCGTGA
- the crcB gene encoding fluoride efflux transporter CrcB, with protein sequence MTLLLIGVGGGVGALLRYGLSVWLGRGGEGFPVATLVVNVSGCVLIGLLVPLLKGWNVRESVQLGLLVGLLGGYTTFSSFGRETFGLVESGRVGMAVGYVGLSNVLGVVGVWVGMVIGRGWA encoded by the coding sequence GTGACGCTGCTGCTGATCGGGGTTGGGGGCGGGGTCGGGGCGTTGTTGCGGTATGGGTTGTCGGTGTGGCTCGGGCGCGGAGGGGAGGGGTTCCCGGTTGCGACCCTGGTGGTGAATGTCAGCGGGTGTGTGCTGATCGGGCTGCTGGTGCCGCTGCTCAAGGGGTGGAACGTGCGCGAGAGCGTGCAGCTGGGGCTGCTGGTCGGCCTGCTCGGGGGCTACACCACTTTCTCGAGCTTCGGGCGGGAGACCTTCGGGCTCGTTGAGAGCGGGCGCGTTGGGATGGCTGTTGGGTATGTGGGGCTGAGCAATGTGCTCGGGGTCGTGGGGGTGTGGGTGGGGATGGTGATTGGGAGAGGGTGGGCGTGA
- the rpsT gene encoding 30S ribosomal protein S20, with translation MAHSRTAKKRVRQNATSRALNRWRLKAMRDATKDFSEKLLHGTAAEATESFKTVVRVLDRTAQKGVIHKNQAARRKSRLSARLKAKQAAK, from the coding sequence ATGGCCCACTCCCGCACTGCCAAGAAGCGCGTCCGTCAGAATGCCACCAGCCGCGCCCTCAACCGCTGGCGCTTGAAGGCCATGCGCGACGCCACCAAGGACTTCTCCGAGAAGCTCCTCCACGGCACCGCCGCCGAGGCCACCGAGTCCTTCAAGACCGTCGTCCGCGTCTTGGACCGCACCGCCCAGAAGGGCGTCATCCACAAGAACCAGGCCGCCCGCCGCAAGTCCCGCCTCTCCGCCCGCCTCAAGGCCAAGCAGGCCGCGAAGTAA
- a CDS encoding CPBP family glutamic-type intramembrane protease, producing the protein MSRARSTSRTPMFSKPLGKKDTYAHLSTRPLHVLAFLAPLMVLYEVGSILYLSDSNQGVMETIAARRILGGFFELFGQASFHLPPIVLAVVLLVWHYLERDSWRLKPSVLLGMLLESCLWVLPIIVLGYFLGSRTPAAAAAFSDYTREARITLAIGAGLYEELLFRLILITALHLVLVDLMKLKSGTGFAFAAVASAVAFALYHDVARRDTMKLLFLAGAGGFFAVLYILRGFGVVVATHALYDVVVLVGMSQDSSS; encoded by the coding sequence ATGTCCCGCGCCCGCTCCACCTCGCGCACGCCCATGTTCAGCAAGCCGCTGGGCAAAAAGGACACCTACGCCCACCTCTCCACCCGCCCCCTCCACGTCCTCGCCTTCCTCGCGCCCCTCATGGTCCTCTACGAGGTCGGCTCCATCCTCTACCTCTCCGACAGCAACCAGGGCGTGATGGAAACCATCGCCGCCCGCCGCATCCTCGGCGGCTTCTTCGAGCTCTTCGGCCAGGCCAGCTTCCACCTCCCGCCCATCGTCCTCGCCGTCGTCCTCCTCGTATGGCACTACCTCGAACGCGACAGCTGGAGGCTGAAACCCAGCGTCCTGCTGGGCATGCTGCTCGAGTCTTGCCTCTGGGTCCTGCCCATCATCGTGCTGGGCTACTTCCTGGGCTCGCGCACACCCGCCGCCGCCGCCGCGTTCTCCGACTACACCCGCGAGGCCCGCATCACCCTGGCCATCGGCGCCGGCCTCTACGAGGAGCTCCTGTTCCGGCTGATCCTCATCACCGCCCTGCACCTGGTGCTGGTGGACCTCATGAAGCTCAAGAGCGGCACCGGGTTCGCATTCGCCGCCGTCGCCAGCGCCGTCGCCTTCGCCCTCTACCACGACGTGGCCCGTCGCGACACCATGAAGCTCCTATTCCTGGCCGGAGCCGGCGGCTTCTTCGCGGTGCTCTACATCCTCCGCGGCTTCGGCGTGGTGGTGGCCACGCACGCGCTCTACGACGTCGTCGTGCTGGTAGGCATGTCGCAGGATTCAAGCTCGTAG